In one window of Desulfatirhabdium butyrativorans DSM 18734 DNA:
- a CDS encoding calcium-binding protein, translated as MYLGVADVEPMEARDTTIHLNDAVRFLEEQHQWDHLGEDGQAIRKLLNSREQHGEMDEFEIWERHLSQGLTFPFLAKVSDFQKPGSLTSYEAEFYVQGLAGVDDPYGVIAIVTTSISSPECTDSAGMKGGFISRLFSKFHSREPVTRKFALCDLDAVDSNSENHKQLRLYSIWYSNR; from the coding sequence ATGTATCTCGGAGTAGCGGACGTCGAGCCGATGGAAGCTCGAGATACAACTATCCATCTCAACGACGCTGTCAGGTTTCTGGAAGAACAGCATCAATGGGATCATTTAGGCGAGGACGGTCAAGCGATCAGAAAGCTCCTCAATTCCCGCGAACAACATGGGGAAATGGACGAATTCGAGATCTGGGAACGGCACCTGTCGCAAGGCCTAACATTTCCGTTCCTGGCCAAGGTTAGTGATTTTCAAAAGCCAGGATCGTTGACTTCTTATGAAGCTGAGTTCTACGTGCAGGGTCTAGCAGGTGTTGACGACCCATACGGAGTCATCGCAATCGTAACAACATCAATCTCCTCCCCAGAATGTACAGATTCCGCAGGGATGAAAGGTGGATTCATTTCGAGACTATTCTCCAAGTTCCACTCCAGGGAGCCCGTTACCCGTAAATTCGCACTCTGCGACCTAGATGCAGTCGATTCGAACTCTGAGAACCACAAACAGCTTCGTCTGTATTCGATCTGGTACTCGAACCGGTGA
- the rhuM gene encoding RhuM family protein, with product MDREATAEESSVVQIEGSREVRRLLTLYNLDAIFAVGYRVRSTLPYKPQRGVIRTARGNAPGQIRRKKTLSPERAT from the coding sequence CTGGATCGGGAGGCAACTGCCGAGGAATCCTCGGTAGTTCAAATCGAGGGAAGCCGTGAAGTCCGACGACTGCTCACGCTCTACAATCTGGACGCTATATTTGCCGTGGGATACCGGGTGCGCTCAACGCTGCCATACAAGCCCCAACGGGGCGTTATCCGTACAGCCAGGGGCAACGCCCCTGGACAAATAAGGCGAAAGAAAACATTGAGCCCTGAAAGGGCGACATAA
- a CDS encoding amino acid ABC transporter permease codes for MNEILYIANDVLPALWRGLLVSLALIAPSMVFGLMGGILLGAARVYGPSGVRSLSNGIVLVFRGFPLVIQLYIWYFGLPRIGIYLSPYTASVLGFVFCSAAYHSEYIRGALLSIRRGQLFAGQAIGLSSFQTIRYVIMPQAIRRALPGCGNEIIYLIKYSSLAYMITCIELTGEGKIVASASFKYFEVFMIVGAIYLLLVSIASHGLEMLENRLVIPGFERYRS; via the coding sequence ATGAACGAAATCCTCTACATTGCCAATGACGTACTCCCGGCCCTGTGGCGCGGCCTTCTGGTGAGCCTTGCGCTGATCGCGCCCTCGATGGTTTTTGGCCTGATGGGCGGCATCCTGCTGGGCGCCGCCCGGGTGTACGGCCCATCGGGTGTCCGAAGTCTGTCCAATGGCATCGTCTTGGTCTTTCGGGGATTTCCCCTGGTAATCCAACTCTACATCTGGTATTTCGGTCTGCCCCGTATCGGTATTTATCTTTCGCCCTACACGGCATCGGTCCTGGGGTTCGTGTTCTGCAGTGCGGCCTATCATTCCGAATACATCCGGGGGGCATTGCTTTCGATTCGGCGAGGCCAGCTTTTCGCCGGCCAGGCCATCGGCCTGAGCTCTTTCCAGACCATCCGATACGTGATCATGCCTCAGGCCATCCGCAGAGCACTTCCCGGTTGTGGGAACGAGATCATTTATCTGATCAAATATTCTTCCCTGGCCTATATGATCACGTGTATCGAGCTGACAGGGGAGGGCAAGATTGTCGCCTCGGCCTCCTTCAAATATTTCGAGGTGTTCATGATCGTCGGGGCCATTTATCTGCTGCTGGTTTCCATCGCCTCCCATGGACTTGAAATGCTTGAAAACAGGCTGGTGATACCCGGTTTCGAGCGATACCGGAGTTAA
- a CDS encoding PFL family protein, protein MLSPSEVISTLEMVQNEHLDVRAVTLGLSLVGCVSDRLETFRRNVTERILQTAERLVTVCDQIGDKYGIPVVNKRIAVSPVAVIAACFDAAQMVEIAHTLDAAAKEVGVDFIGGFSGLVEKGVARGDRSLIEAIPVALSTTDRLCASVNVASTRAGINMDAVVMMGKAIVEAARQSADRDGIACAKLCVFSNIPEDIPFMAGAYLGIGEADAVINVGVSGPGVVKKAIDRAMASTDRPNLGYLSEIIKRTAYKVTRVGELIGREVANGLGIRFGVVDLSLAPTPNVGDSVGEIFQSLGLSSIGAPGSTAALAMLNDAVKKGGAFASSHVGGLSGAFIPVSEDLNIGEAAANGNLSLEKLEALTSVCSVGLDMVALPGDTSAETISAIIADEMAIGVINRKTTAVRLIPVPGKQAGERAYFGGLLGEAPIMSIRGTTGENAFVRLGGLIPAPIHSLRN, encoded by the coding sequence ATGCTGAGTCCTTCAGAAGTCATATCCACCCTCGAGATGGTTCAGAACGAACATCTTGACGTTCGCGCCGTCACTCTGGGCCTGAGCCTGGTCGGCTGCGTCAGCGATCGGCTGGAAACCTTCCGGCGAAACGTCACCGAGCGGATTTTGCAGACTGCCGAGCGTCTGGTGACGGTCTGTGATCAGATCGGGGATAAATACGGCATTCCGGTGGTCAACAAACGCATTGCCGTCAGTCCTGTGGCGGTCATTGCAGCCTGCTTCGACGCCGCACAAATGGTCGAAATCGCCCATACCCTCGATGCCGCAGCCAAAGAGGTCGGCGTCGATTTTATCGGGGGATTCAGCGGCCTTGTCGAGAAGGGGGTGGCCAGAGGGGACCGAAGCCTGATCGAGGCCATACCGGTCGCCCTATCGACGACGGACCGGCTGTGCGCTTCGGTGAACGTGGCATCGACCCGGGCAGGCATCAACATGGATGCCGTCGTGATGATGGGGAAGGCCATTGTCGAGGCTGCCCGGCAGTCTGCGGATCGGGATGGAATCGCCTGCGCCAAGCTCTGCGTGTTCTCGAACATCCCCGAAGACATCCCCTTCATGGCTGGCGCCTATCTGGGCATCGGCGAGGCTGACGCCGTGATCAACGTCGGGGTCAGCGGTCCGGGTGTGGTCAAAAAAGCGATCGATCGGGCCATGGCCTCCACTGACAGGCCGAATCTTGGTTATTTGTCTGAAATCATCAAGAGAACAGCCTACAAGGTCACCCGGGTGGGTGAGTTGATTGGCAGGGAAGTCGCAAACGGCCTGGGGATTCGTTTTGGCGTGGTGGATTTGAGCCTTGCACCAACGCCGAATGTCGGCGACAGCGTGGGGGAGATTTTCCAGAGCCTTGGATTGAGCAGCATCGGCGCGCCCGGCAGTACGGCGGCGCTGGCCATGCTCAACGATGCCGTCAAAAAAGGGGGCGCTTTCGCCAGCTCTCATGTCGGCGGTTTGAGCGGTGCCTTTATCCCGGTCAGTGAGGACCTCAATATCGGAGAGGCCGCAGCCAATGGAAACCTTTCGCTGGAAAAGCTCGAAGCGCTTACCAGCGTGTGCTCCGTCGGGCTCGACATGGTGGCGCTTCCGGGAGACACCTCAGCCGAGACGATTTCCGCCATCATCGCCGATGAAATGGCCATCGGCGTTATCAACCGGAAGACCACCGCGGTCCGTCTCATCCCGGTTCCCGGCAAACAGGCCGGGGAGAGGGCTTATTTCGGCGGACTTCTGGGTGAGGCGCCCATCATGTCCATTCGGGGGACAACCGGGGAAAACGCCTTCGTCCGGCTGGGCGGGCTGATTCCGGCGCCCATTCACAGCCTGAGGAATTGA
- a CDS encoding glycine cleavage system protein R → MQKIIISVFGPDRPGILASVSRILFEEDCNIEDVTQTILQTEFAGIFIAQIPADKSVEWIEDRLNDALNPTELKATVKVLKGAAEPALKGKQTEPFVITTRGPDRKGLVAAITGVIAGYGVNVTHLKAVFRGGDNPYDNMMIYEVDIPVDIDRQRFHQELRQKAESLGLMISLQHRTIFETINRV, encoded by the coding sequence ATGCAGAAAATCATTATTTCGGTCTTCGGTCCGGATCGGCCCGGTATTCTGGCCAGCGTATCCCGCATTCTTTTCGAGGAAGACTGCAATATCGAAGATGTTACCCAGACCATCCTGCAGACGGAATTCGCAGGCATTTTCATCGCGCAAATCCCCGCCGATAAAAGCGTCGAATGGATCGAAGACCGGCTCAACGATGCGCTGAATCCAACCGAGCTGAAGGCTACCGTCAAAGTGCTCAAGGGCGCTGCCGAGCCTGCCCTGAAGGGAAAGCAGACAGAGCCCTTTGTCATCACCACCCGGGGGCCGGACCGCAAGGGGCTCGTTGCCGCAATCACGGGCGTCATTGCCGGTTACGGCGTGAACGTCACCCACTTGAAAGCCGTCTTCCGGGGCGGCGACAATCCCTACGACAACATGATGATTTATGAAGTGGATATCCCGGTGGATATCGATCGGCAGCGCTTTCATCAGGAATTGCGGCAAAAGGCGGAATCCCTCGGTTTGATGATCAGCCTGCAGCATCGAACCATTTTCGAAACCATCAACCGGGTATAA
- a CDS encoding omptin family outer membrane protease codes for MVDHLRKHTTSIAVFVLSCLLIAASGITQPLFAAEEMPIPLTNHLSMALKTKRFFSSHTSYEFGNPFPPYQAPLSRLEFPLNSLWGGAEVRANFSRFSLGVEAFRNLSGEADGMMRDSDWDDENMPNLRTIYSESKCRMEASHMVIADMDVQVADLLGAPQWFRLRPVIGFRWQDFNLVTHDGVQTAIDDPDAPLLLPGDGVRFSQTYWQYFIGLRSDIDAGRFIDVSGLNLLMQLDWAYVEAKNVDHHLLKTGRRFTYEDSYGQSWHAAFRLKKAIYESLSLNIGAEYLRIDTAGSHRLINAPMDIDFSLSTGVKVWSEQASIFLSLEYRFSEVFR; via the coding sequence ATGGTTGATCACTTGAGGAAACATACAACATCTATCGCTGTTTTTGTTCTTTCTTGCCTGCTCATTGCCGCGTCCGGCATCACTCAGCCGCTCTTTGCCGCTGAAGAGATGCCGATTCCCTTGACGAATCACCTTTCAATGGCCTTGAAAACAAAGCGCTTCTTCAGCAGCCATACTTCATATGAATTTGGCAACCCATTCCCCCCTTATCAGGCACCTCTCAGCCGATTGGAATTCCCCCTCAATTCGCTGTGGGGCGGAGCGGAAGTCAGAGCAAACTTTTCCCGCTTTTCGCTGGGCGTCGAGGCATTCAGAAACTTATCGGGAGAAGCCGATGGGATGATGCGTGACTCGGACTGGGATGATGAGAACATGCCAAATTTGCGGACCATTTACAGTGAATCGAAATGCCGCATGGAAGCCAGCCACATGGTAATTGCAGATATGGACGTGCAGGTGGCTGACCTTCTCGGCGCGCCCCAATGGTTCAGGCTGCGGCCCGTCATCGGTTTTCGCTGGCAGGATTTCAACCTTGTGACCCACGACGGGGTACAGACCGCCATCGACGATCCGGATGCCCCCCTTCTCCTCCCGGGAGACGGGGTCCGTTTTTCGCAGACTTACTGGCAATATTTTATCGGCTTGCGCTCCGACATCGATGCGGGACGATTCATTGATGTATCCGGCCTGAATCTTCTCATGCAGTTGGATTGGGCCTATGTTGAGGCGAAAAACGTTGATCACCACCTTTTAAAGACAGGTCGGCGCTTCACATATGAAGATAGTTACGGCCAGTCCTGGCATGCAGCATTCCGGCTGAAGAAAGCCATTTATGAGTCGCTCTCTCTCAATATTGGGGCGGAATACCTCCGTATCGATACCGCCGGCTCTCACCGTCTGATAAACGCCCCCATGGACATTGATTTCAGCTTGTCGACCGGAGTCAAGGTCTGGTCAGAGCAGGCAAGCATATTTCTCTCCCTCGAATACCGGTTTTCGGAAGTTTTCCGATAA
- a CDS encoding DUF3683 domain-containing protein has protein sequence MPLSSQRDIPFNYTSADDAQIVSFLMGQDVWHAIEKLFFRKVTGRLIRLLLRFIGDLFLIRRNPYVFQSLMDQPARRNRFLRAVRQDIETASAHIASLPEGARIVHACKRAFSELLESLSKTPAKRRRIQQVLGECVGPENVRFDPFTLAAHATDATNWRLYLPAAVVFPSSASQIPELIKAISNLGLSVLPRGAGTGLTGGCVPTGPGCVVINLEKLNHILGIEERTITRQDGSEQSMAVIRLEAGVITDEAMRAAARKGLVFATDPTSSWACTIGGNIAENAGGKTAVLWGTAIDNLLDYTIVMPDARVLRVCRRCHPLRKIQPGDTIIFDIFDAANDGRPVREIRLPAEQIRTPGLGKDITNKTLGGLPGIQKEGCDGIITDATFILYPKYPLKRTFCLEFFGEDMEEAAQVICDIAAAFPNEGREALMALEHFDEEYVKAIGYQVKAPSRQQPKAVLLIDLVGHDAGEIERGAGRLEEVLSPYPDTVMTVAQSDAEAEKFWQDRKKMGAIARRTHAFKLNEDIVLPLDTLAEFASFVDLVNGEEDRENQKLAVWQIASVIEAVLAEEQGSWKGQKAQEAIVLTREALDRIGLAGKAALREERHLQELMRSLQTLLSEFPDQLREMAERLQEVRRRLIVIATHMHAGDGNVHVNIPVHANDLEMMAKAAETADAVMAKAVELGGVVSGEHGIGITKFKYLSPERLAEFLRYRAEIDPAGLMNPGKLCDPEVPKRSFTPSFSLLGLEARILQIGSLEDLSRSIADCIRCGKCKPSCCVFYPDQNLFFHPRNKNLALAALIEAILYEAQRSHRTRFEMLGYLKEIADHCTICHKCLPPCPVQIDSGQISIQEREILRDIARVPVHPATRLVLAYLESRSRSRNVLMRKGLIEWGSGMQRMLHRMLRAPLIPDGFDRLPGMAHLKSGLPAPSHGTLADLFPTHRFNQMWLIEGENGGGRTVLYFPGCGSERLQSVIGKASLYVLLQSGFRVLLPPSYLCCGFPAWVNAQKDVHQRIQLRNTIIFSQMADMLGGEGIAACVVSCGTCMEALHRLGIEALLSCDVEDVAAWVLRHGWTRSARGQTRLYHRPCHDSLDGNAVPLLERSLGFRLLETPHCCSEAGTLATSTPEIAASLRDRKREALVNGMADFSQTVPPRQTPVLLTNCPACIQGLGRHADLRLPTRHIAEELARISGGDNWEAALRIWVRQATAITF, from the coding sequence ATGCCGCTATCATCCCAAAGAGATATTCCCTTCAATTATACCTCAGCCGACGATGCGCAGATCGTCTCCTTCCTGATGGGCCAGGATGTCTGGCACGCCATCGAGAAGCTCTTTTTCCGCAAGGTTACCGGAAGGCTGATCCGTCTGCTGCTCCGGTTCATCGGCGATCTCTTTCTGATCCGCAGGAATCCGTACGTTTTTCAAAGCTTGATGGATCAGCCAGCCCGGCGGAATCGATTTCTGCGTGCAGTCAGACAGGACATCGAAACCGCCTCCGCCCACATCGCATCCTTGCCGGAAGGCGCACGGATCGTTCATGCCTGCAAACGGGCCTTCTCCGAACTGCTGGAGAGCCTGTCGAAAACGCCCGCAAAGCGCCGGCGGATTCAGCAGGTTCTGGGCGAATGTGTCGGGCCGGAAAACGTCCGCTTCGATCCCTTCACACTGGCGGCCCATGCAACGGATGCCACAAATTGGCGACTTTATCTGCCTGCAGCCGTTGTCTTTCCATCCAGCGCATCTCAGATACCGGAGCTGATCAAGGCCATTTCCAACCTGGGGCTGTCCGTCCTGCCCAGAGGGGCCGGGACCGGGCTGACCGGCGGTTGCGTGCCGACGGGTCCCGGTTGTGTGGTGATCAATCTGGAAAAGCTCAACCACATTCTCGGGATCGAGGAGCGAACGATCACCCGGCAGGACGGATCGGAGCAATCGATGGCGGTCATCCGCCTCGAGGCCGGGGTCATCACCGATGAGGCCATGCGGGCTGCCGCCCGAAAAGGGCTCGTCTTCGCAACCGATCCGACAAGCTCCTGGGCCTGCACGATCGGAGGCAACATCGCCGAAAATGCCGGCGGGAAAACGGCGGTGCTCTGGGGAACGGCCATCGACAATCTTCTCGATTACACCATCGTCATGCCGGATGCGCGGGTGCTCCGGGTCTGCAGGCGCTGCCATCCCCTGCGCAAGATTCAGCCGGGCGATACGATCATATTCGACATTTTCGATGCGGCAAATGACGGCAGACCGGTCCGGGAAATCCGTCTGCCAGCGGAGCAAATCCGCACGCCCGGGCTCGGCAAGGATATCACCAACAAAACCCTTGGCGGGCTTCCGGGAATTCAGAAGGAAGGCTGCGACGGGATCATTACCGATGCGACCTTCATCCTGTATCCGAAATATCCGTTGAAACGCACCTTCTGCCTGGAATTTTTCGGGGAAGACATGGAAGAGGCCGCGCAGGTCATCTGCGATATTGCCGCAGCCTTCCCGAACGAAGGGCGGGAAGCCCTGATGGCCTTGGAGCATTTCGACGAAGAATACGTCAAGGCCATCGGCTATCAGGTGAAGGCCCCTTCGCGTCAGCAACCCAAGGCCGTCCTGCTGATCGATCTGGTCGGGCACGATGCCGGAGAAATCGAACGGGGTGCCGGGCGGCTGGAAGAAGTGCTCTCTCCGTATCCGGATACGGTCATGACGGTGGCGCAAAGCGATGCGGAGGCCGAAAAATTCTGGCAGGATCGCAAGAAGATGGGGGCCATTGCGCGGCGCACCCATGCCTTCAAGCTGAACGAGGACATCGTCCTGCCGCTCGACACCCTGGCCGAATTCGCCTCCTTTGTCGATCTGGTCAACGGCGAGGAAGACCGCGAAAACCAGAAACTTGCCGTATGGCAGATTGCATCGGTGATCGAAGCGGTTTTGGCGGAAGAGCAGGGATCATGGAAGGGGCAGAAGGCGCAGGAGGCCATCGTGTTGACGCGGGAGGCCCTGGATCGGATCGGGCTTGCCGGGAAGGCCGCCCTGCGCGAAGAGCGGCATTTGCAGGAATTGATGCGATCCCTGCAGACCCTGCTTTCGGAATTTCCGGATCAATTGCGGGAAATGGCGGAGCGGCTGCAGGAGGTGCGCAGACGCCTCATCGTCATCGCCACCCACATGCATGCCGGAGACGGCAATGTCCATGTGAACATTCCGGTGCATGCCAACGATCTGGAAATGATGGCAAAAGCGGCAGAAACCGCCGATGCCGTGATGGCCAAGGCCGTGGAGCTGGGCGGGGTCGTCAGCGGCGAGCATGGGATCGGCATCACGAAATTCAAATACCTCTCGCCGGAGCGGCTTGCCGAATTTTTGCGCTACCGGGCCGAGATCGATCCGGCCGGCTTGATGAATCCCGGGAAACTCTGCGATCCGGAAGTGCCGAAGCGCAGTTTCACCCCATCCTTCAGCCTGCTCGGCCTGGAAGCCCGGATCCTGCAGATCGGGTCACTGGAAGATCTCTCCCGTTCCATTGCGGATTGCATCCGCTGCGGAAAGTGCAAGCCCAGTTGCTGCGTCTTCTATCCGGATCAAAACCTGTTTTTCCATCCCCGGAACAAGAATCTGGCGCTTGCGGCGCTGATCGAGGCCATCCTCTACGAGGCCCAGCGATCCCACCGGACACGCTTCGAGATGCTGGGTTACCTGAAAGAAATTGCGGACCATTGCACCATCTGCCACAAATGCCTCCCGCCCTGTCCGGTTCAGATCGACAGCGGGCAGATCAGCATCCAGGAGCGGGAAATCCTGCGGGACATCGCCCGTGTGCCCGTTCATCCGGCGACCCGGCTGGTGCTGGCCTATCTCGAAAGCCGCTCCCGCTCCAGAAATGTCCTGATGCGAAAAGGCCTGATCGAATGGGGAAGCGGCATGCAGCGCATGCTGCACCGGATGCTGCGCGCGCCGCTGATCCCGGACGGATTCGATCGCCTGCCCGGGATGGCGCACCTGAAATCCGGGCTGCCGGCGCCATCGCATGGGACGCTGGCCGATCTGTTCCCGACGCATCGTTTCAACCAGATGTGGCTCATCGAAGGGGAGAACGGCGGCGGCCGGACGGTGCTCTATTTTCCGGGATGCGGCTCCGAAAGGCTCCAGTCCGTCATCGGCAAGGCTTCGCTGTATGTGCTGCTGCAGTCGGGATTCCGGGTGCTTCTGCCGCCATCCTATCTGTGCTGCGGATTTCCCGCCTGGGTCAACGCGCAGAAAGATGTGCATCAGCGCATCCAGTTGCGGAATACGATCATTTTCAGCCAGATGGCCGATATGCTGGGGGGCGAGGGGATCGCTGCCTGTGTGGTGAGCTGCGGCACCTGCATGGAGGCGCTGCACAGGCTTGGGATCGAGGCCTTGCTCTCCTGCGATGTCGAAGATGTGGCCGCCTGGGTCCTGCGGCATGGATGGACACGCTCGGCCCGGGGGCAAACCCGGCTCTATCATCGACCGTGCCACGATTCCCTCGATGGAAACGCCGTCCCGCTCCTGGAACGATCCCTGGGGTTCCGGCTGCTTGAAACCCCCCATTGCTGCTCCGAGGCCGGGACACTGGCCACCAGCACGCCGGAGATCGCCGCCAGTCTTCGCGACCGGAAGCGGGAAGCGCTGGTCAACGGCATGGCCGATTTCTCCCAGACGGTTCCACCGCGGCAGACGCCGGTTCTCCTGACCAATTGTCCCGCCTGTATTCAAGGCCTCGGCCGCCATGCCGATCTCCGGTTGCCGACCCGGCATATAGCGGAAGAATTGGCCCGGATTTCGGGGGGCGACAACTGGGAGGCGGCACTGCGGATATGGGTCCGGCAGGCGACAGCCATCACGTTCTGA
- a CDS encoding amino acid ABC transporter ATP-binding protein, with the protein MTPTIPASPTVPILDISHLSKRYGETVILSDVSLSIHRGQIKVLIGPSGAGKSTLLQSINFLVKPDSGSIRLEGRPIDASDKKALCQYRQQVGMIFQDFNLFDHLTALGNIVLGLVHVKGIRKNEARDRAMAELERVGLAEKANLYPAQLSGGQKQRVSIARALALDPKVMLLDEPTSALDPELIGEVHAVITKLGEAGMTMILATHQIGYARNLAHEMIFMENGSILEQGPPDVILDDARLDRTRAFCSRITDMGAIQSAQ; encoded by the coding sequence ATGACGCCAACCATTCCTGCATCACCCACCGTCCCGATTCTGGATATTTCCCATCTCAGCAAGCGATACGGTGAAACCGTCATTCTCAGTGACGTTTCCCTGAGCATTCATCGGGGTCAGATCAAGGTGTTGATCGGGCCGTCGGGGGCCGGAAAGAGCACCCTTCTGCAGAGCATCAACTTTCTGGTCAAGCCCGACAGCGGCTCCATTCGCCTGGAAGGCCGACCGATCGATGCATCCGACAAGAAAGCGCTGTGCCAGTACCGGCAGCAGGTCGGCATGATTTTTCAGGATTTCAATCTTTTCGATCACCTGACTGCGCTGGGGAACATCGTGCTGGGGCTTGTCCATGTGAAAGGGATTCGGAAAAACGAGGCCCGGGATCGGGCCATGGCCGAACTCGAACGGGTCGGGCTTGCCGAAAAAGCGAATCTGTATCCGGCGCAGCTCTCCGGAGGCCAGAAACAGCGCGTGTCCATTGCGAGGGCGCTTGCCCTGGATCCGAAAGTCATGCTCCTGGATGAGCCGACATCCGCCCTCGATCCGGAGCTGATCGGCGAGGTTCATGCCGTTATCACCAAATTGGGTGAAGCGGGCATGACGATGATTCTGGCAACGCATCAAATCGGCTATGCCCGGAATCTGGCGCACGAAATGATTTTCATGGAAAACGGTTCGATTCTGGAGCAGGGGCCTCCCGATGTCATTCTCGACGATGCACGCCTGGATCGGACACGTGCATTCTGTTCCCGCATCACCGATATGGGGGCAATCCAGTCTGCGCAGTGA
- a CDS encoding amino acid ABC transporter permease has translation MAKGWLAVSDGFTYLLQGAWVNLIVVIGALLFGFAIALPLAMIQVYGKNRLLRQSIAFYVWFFRGIPLLVCLFLFYFGLFDYLGINFSAFTVAVIVLGLISSAYQSQILRGAILSIPEGQMKAGRAIGLRDGQSIRLIILPQALRLAIPGWSNEYSILLKDSAVTYALGVSELMARAHHVASRTYQHLYLYITAGLLFMIMTWMGTRLLQMAQKRLSVPGYFR, from the coding sequence ATGGCAAAAGGGTGGCTTGCCGTTTCGGACGGCTTTACGTATCTCCTGCAAGGCGCATGGGTGAACCTGATCGTCGTGATTGGGGCGCTGCTGTTCGGTTTTGCGATAGCGCTGCCGCTGGCGATGATCCAGGTGTATGGGAAAAATCGCCTGCTGCGGCAATCCATCGCGTTCTATGTCTGGTTCTTTCGGGGCATACCGCTGCTGGTCTGCCTTTTCCTGTTCTATTTCGGTCTGTTCGATTATCTGGGGATCAATTTTTCGGCCTTTACCGTCGCCGTCATCGTGCTGGGGCTGATCAGCTCCGCCTATCAGTCCCAGATTCTGCGGGGCGCCATTTTGTCCATCCCCGAAGGGCAGATGAAGGCGGGTCGAGCCATCGGACTGCGGGATGGGCAGAGCATCCGCCTGATCATCCTGCCCCAGGCCCTGCGACTGGCCATCCCCGGCTGGTCGAACGAGTATTCCATTCTGCTCAAGGATTCTGCGGTGACCTATGCCCTTGGCGTATCGGAGCTCATGGCGCGGGCCCACCATGTGGCATCCAGGACCTATCAGCACCTGTATTTGTACATAACGGCCGGCCTTCTGTTCATGATCATGACATGGATGGGCACCCGGCTGCTTCAGATGGCACAGAAGCGTCTTTCCGTGCCGGGATATTTTCGATGA
- the tnpA gene encoding IS200/IS605 family transposase, which yields MPQSLSNILLHLVFTTKNREPLILPELESELYAYIAAIHRNMACPLLKIGGTENHLHILCRLDRVVTVSNLLEEMKKSSSKWIKGKEKRLADFAWQAGYGAFSIGMSNVEALEKYIARQKTHHREVSFQDEYRALLKKYRVEWDEKYIWD from the coding sequence ATGCCACAATCCCTATCCAATATCCTGCTCCACCTCGTATTCACCACAAAAAACCGGGAGCCTCTGATCCTGCCCGAACTGGAATCGGAACTCTATGCCTACATCGCGGCTATCCACAGAAACATGGCTTGCCCTTTGCTGAAAATCGGCGGTACAGAAAACCACCTGCACATTCTTTGCCGGCTGGATCGCGTTGTTACGGTGAGTAACCTGTTGGAAGAAATGAAAAAAAGTTCCTCGAAATGGATCAAAGGCAAGGAGAAACGGCTGGCGGATTTTGCCTGGCAGGCCGGATATGGCGCGTTTTCCATTGGTATGTCGAATGTGGAGGCATTGGAAAAATACATCGCACGTCAAAAGACCCACCACCGAGAGGTGAGTTTTCAAGACGAATATCGTGCGTTGTTGAAAAAATACCGTGTCGAATGGGACGAGAAATATATCTGGGATTGA
- a CDS encoding ABC transporter substrate-binding protein, with protein sequence MKFAKTLFVGCMLVAFCIASGQAAEKVYINGIDADYPPFSFIDKAGKPDGLDIMAVNWIAKEMGFKVRHQPTEWSAIVPSLKSKKIDFIASGMTVTPERKEQVQFTVPYYKTVMVLVAKDSSKMTVDQAINGSLKWGVQRGTSEAKWIEDNFLKKGKTFKLQQYDSGPLTMEDILNGRIDVAAVSTASAEEFMEKGMAIRILGPYGQPDDEYAYAVRKDDKELYNKLNEGLKKLMATPYWQELKHQYKVH encoded by the coding sequence ATGAAGTTTGCGAAGACGTTGTTTGTTGGATGCATGCTGGTCGCCTTCTGTATCGCTTCCGGCCAGGCTGCGGAAAAAGTGTACATCAATGGCATCGATGCGGATTATCCGCCGTTTTCATTCATCGACAAGGCCGGGAAACCGGACGGTCTCGATATCATGGCCGTGAACTGGATCGCCAAGGAAATGGGGTTCAAGGTCAGGCATCAGCCCACCGAATGGTCGGCCATCGTTCCCAGTCTGAAGAGCAAGAAAATCGATTTCATCGCATCCGGCATGACGGTAACCCCCGAGCGGAAGGAGCAGGTCCAGTTTACCGTACCGTATTACAAAACGGTCATGGTTCTGGTTGCCAAAGACAGCTCGAAGATGACCGTTGATCAGGCCATCAATGGTTCCCTGAAATGGGGCGTTCAGCGAGGGACTTCCGAGGCCAAGTGGATTGAGGACAATTTTCTCAAAAAAGGCAAGACATTCAAACTTCAGCAGTACGACTCGGGCCCTTTGACGATGGAAGATATCCTGAACGGCCGGATCGATGTGGCTGCGGTTTCGACGGCTTCCGCAGAGGAATTCATGGAAAAGGGGATGGCCATCCGGATTCTCGGCCCTTACGGGCAGCCCGATGACGAATATGCCTATGCGGTCCGGAAAGATGACAAGGAATTATACAACAAGCTCAACGAAGGGCTGAAAAAACTGATGGCAACGCCGTACTGGCAGGAATTGAAACATCAGTATAAAGTCCATTGA